Within Streptomyces sp. NBC_00704, the genomic segment CGGCCCGCGCCGCCCAGACGGTGTGGGAGAAGACGCCGGTCCGGGAACGCGCCGCGGTCCTGCTCCGCTTCCACGACCTGGTGCTGGAGCGCCAGGCCGAGGTGCTCGACCTCATCCAGCTGGAGACGGGCAAGGCGCGCCTGCACGCCCACGAGGAGGTGCAGGCCGTCGCCGTGGCCGCCCGCCACTACGGCCGCAAGGCCCCCGCCTATCTGCGCCCCAAGCGGCACGCCGGCGCCATGCCGACCCTCACCAAGGTCACCGAGCTGCGCCACGCGCGCGGGGTCGTGGGTCAGATCGCCCCCTGGAACTACCCGCTGGAGCTGTCGGTGGGCGACGCGCTCCCGGCGTTCGCCGCGGGCAACGCCGTCGTCATGAAGCCCGACACGGAGACCTGCCTGACCGCCCTGTGGGCCCGCGACCTGCTCGTCGAGGCCGGTCTGCCCGCCGACGTCTTCCAGGTCGTCCTGGGCGAGGGCCCGGTCGTCGGCCCCGAGGTCGTCCGCCACGCCGACTACGTCTCCTTCACCGGCTCCACCCGCACCGGCCGCGAGGTCGCGCAGGGCGCCGCCGCCCGGCTGATCGGCGTCTCCCTCGAACTCGGCGGCAAGAACGCCATGCTGGTGCTGGAGGACGCCGACATCGAGAAGGCGGCGGCCGGCGCCGTGCGCGCCTGCTTCTCCTCCGCCGGCCAGCTGTGCATATCCATCGAGCGGCTCTACGTCCACGAGTCGATCGCGGACGCCTTCGTCGAGCGCTTCGCCGCCCGCACCCGTGCCATGCGCCTCGGCACCGCCCTCGCCTACGGCGCCGACATGGGCTCCCTGGTCGGCGAGCGCCAGCTGGAGACGGTGACCCGGCACGTCGAGGAGGCCGTCGCCAAGGGCGCGAAGGTCGTCGCCGGCGGCGTCGCCCGCCCGGACGTCGGCCCGTACTTCTTCGAACCGACCATCCTCGACGGCGTCACGGAGCCCATGTCCGTCTGCACCGAGGAGACCTTCGGCCCGGTCGTCTCGATCTACCGCTTCCGCACCGACGACGAGGCGATCGAGCAGGCCAACTCGACGCCGTACGGCCTGAACGCGTCCGTGTGGACGAAGGACGGCCGCCGCGGCCGGGACGTCGCCTCCCGGGTGCGGGCCGGCACCGTGAACGTCAACGAGGGCTACGCCGCCGCGTACGGAAGCGTCCAGTCCCCGATGGGCGGCATGAAGGACTCCGGGCTCGGCCGCCGCCACGGCTCCGACGGCATCCTCAAGTACACCGAGGCCCAGACGGTGGCCCAGCAGCGCCTGCTGCCGATGGCGCCGGCCCTCGGCATGGACGACGAGAAGTACGCGGCGTTCATGAGCACCAGCCTGAAGGTGATGAAGGCGCTCCGGCTGCGCTAGGACCTGCCCGCCGCGCCGGTCCGCGTCGCGGACCGGGCGGAACACGACCGGAACCCCACCCGTTCCCGACGAGGAGAGCACGTGTCCCAGGACGCCTACGACTACGACGTCATCGTCGTCGGATCCGGCTTCGGCGGTTCCGTGACCGCCCTGCGCCTGACGGAGAAGGGCTACACCGTCGGCGTCCTGGAGGCGGGCCGCCGCTTCACCCGGGAGTCGCTGCCCAAGAACTCCTGGGACCTGAAGAACTACCTCTGGGCGCCCCGGCTCGGCATGTACGGCATCCAGCGCATCCACCTGCTGGGCAACGTCAT encodes:
- a CDS encoding succinic semialdehyde dehydrogenase; the encoded protein is MTDSQAAEKAPAKTGTNPLAPTPTGVRTAADVVTPELVAQLTKGVTGSGRTANHTPFTGGKLADLPESTPEDVLKAYEAARAAQTVWEKTPVRERAAVLLRFHDLVLERQAEVLDLIQLETGKARLHAHEEVQAVAVAARHYGRKAPAYLRPKRHAGAMPTLTKVTELRHARGVVGQIAPWNYPLELSVGDALPAFAAGNAVVMKPDTETCLTALWARDLLVEAGLPADVFQVVLGEGPVVGPEVVRHADYVSFTGSTRTGREVAQGAAARLIGVSLELGGKNAMLVLEDADIEKAAAGAVRACFSSAGQLCISIERLYVHESIADAFVERFAARTRAMRLGTALAYGADMGSLVGERQLETVTRHVEEAVAKGAKVVAGGVARPDVGPYFFEPTILDGVTEPMSVCTEETFGPVVSIYRFRTDDEAIEQANSTPYGLNASVWTKDGRRGRDVASRVRAGTVNVNEGYAAAYGSVQSPMGGMKDSGLGRRHGSDGILKYTEAQTVAQQRLLPMAPALGMDDEKYAAFMSTSLKVMKALRLR